A single region of the Microbulbifer sp. MKSA007 genome encodes:
- a CDS encoding DUF1810 domain-containing protein produces the protein MAQPFHLERFVTAQESSYESALSELHSGHKRSHWMWYIFPQISGLGHSATSEHFAIKNLDEARAYLEHPVLGPRLKECCKELLQLNNYSAYQIFGSPDDVKLKSSMTLFSIADPKNKLFDEVLEKYYEGQKDLRTFEILKVPVQH, from the coding sequence ATGGCCCAACCATTTCACCTTGAGCGTTTTGTGACGGCGCAAGAAAGCTCTTATGAAAGTGCCCTGAGTGAGTTACATAGCGGCCATAAGCGCTCCCACTGGATGTGGTATATATTCCCCCAGATCTCCGGCCTGGGGCACAGCGCGACATCCGAACATTTTGCAATTAAAAACCTGGATGAAGCCCGGGCTTACCTGGAGCACCCTGTGCTCGGCCCCAGGCTCAAAGAGTGCTGCAAGGAGTTATTGCAACTGAATAATTACTCCGCCTACCAGATATTTGGCTCACCGGATGATGTAAAACTTAAATCATCCATGACGCTATTTTCTATCGCCGATCCCAAAAATAAGCTATTTGATGAAGTGCTGGAAAAATACTATGAAGGACAGAAGGACCTTCGTACTTTCGAGATACTGAAAGTTCCTGTCCAACATTAG
- a CDS encoding GDSL-type esterase/lipase family protein gives MARRVPKKIVFIGSSSIYGKGDTELGGFVQRFRFRFETLDPHNIVYALGIFGENANSLAIRLSRELPPRSPHLIGIYPGFNDICRIGGPKAENSVALDSFRQTVRQLLQTSKTIAPSFLMTGIPLDEQRTTPFRNSDSYFYQADADLYNQAMRESATAEMIPILEFDNLWRDQEFITLLSEDGLHANPKGHQLLYEQTWNFISKNYF, from the coding sequence ATGGCACGAAGAGTCCCCAAAAAAATTGTCTTTATTGGCTCCAGTTCTATCTATGGAAAAGGTGATACAGAACTAGGCGGATTTGTTCAACGATTCCGGTTTCGGTTCGAAACTTTAGATCCCCATAATATAGTTTACGCTCTGGGAATATTCGGAGAGAACGCGAACTCTTTAGCCATAAGACTTTCCCGAGAACTGCCTCCAAGAAGTCCACACTTAATCGGGATATATCCTGGTTTCAATGATATTTGCCGTATTGGGGGACCAAAGGCTGAGAACTCTGTAGCGCTGGACTCTTTCCGTCAAACAGTGCGACAGCTGTTACAAACTTCTAAAACCATCGCGCCGTCCTTCCTAATGACAGGTATTCCGCTCGATGAGCAACGAACTACTCCCTTTCGGAATAGTGATAGCTATTTCTATCAGGCTGATGCGGACCTTTATAACCAAGCTATGAGAGAATCTGCCACTGCCGAAATGATCCCCATACTGGAGTTTGACAATTTATGGCGAGACCAGGAATTTATTACCCTTCTCTCAGAGGATGGCCTCCATGCAAACCCCAAGGGACATCAATTACTGTATGAACAGACTTGGAATTTTATCTCTAAAAATTACTTTTAG
- a CDS encoding dicarboxylate/amino acid:cation symporter: protein MSNGTNFYLIRMVESLGVLVRTRLWMQIVVAMILGLTVGLLLSPEGAALVSQDLSAALASWFKLPGSIFLNMIQMVVIPLIMSSIILGLSGSGNVSQLKRVGLRIAPYFVGTTTVAVIIGIILVQLIQPGDYIDESLLSAATELQVASAPQVMETKPLPERIAELIPANLNESIAMRNMLQLVVYAIFIGVAVMLLPQKQRETAVYAFGIIQEVALKVVGWAMLFAPLAVFGLLADIAIRVGLTAILGMSVYVGTVILGLLILLSFYLIIVSLVTSVGPITFLQRISGVQLLAFSTSSSAAVMPLSMKVAESPLGVKPSIAKFIVPLGATVNMDGTALYQVIAAVFLTQVYGIDLTTAQLVGLTVTTVGASIGSPSTPGVGIVILATILAGIGVPPEGIALILGVDRILDMCRTAVNVTGDLTACLVMDRLLGSDNLEEEAAQTA from the coding sequence ATGAGCAATGGTACAAATTTCTATCTGATCCGAATGGTGGAATCCCTCGGTGTGCTGGTGCGCACTCGCCTGTGGATGCAGATAGTGGTCGCCATGATCCTGGGGCTAACTGTCGGCCTGCTGCTATCTCCTGAAGGGGCCGCGCTGGTGAGCCAGGATCTCAGTGCGGCATTGGCCAGCTGGTTTAAGCTGCCGGGCTCCATCTTTCTGAATATGATCCAAATGGTGGTGATACCGCTGATTATGTCTTCAATCATCCTGGGGCTCAGTGGCAGCGGGAATGTCAGTCAGCTTAAACGGGTCGGGCTGCGCATCGCTCCCTACTTTGTCGGCACTACCACTGTTGCGGTGATTATCGGCATTATCCTGGTCCAGTTGATCCAACCCGGCGACTATATCGATGAGTCCCTGCTCAGCGCCGCCACTGAGTTACAGGTTGCGAGCGCCCCCCAGGTGATGGAGACCAAACCGCTTCCCGAGCGTATTGCTGAATTGATTCCCGCCAACCTCAATGAAAGTATCGCCATGCGCAATATGTTGCAGCTGGTGGTCTACGCGATTTTTATTGGTGTTGCAGTGATGCTGTTGCCGCAAAAGCAGCGGGAAACCGCAGTATACGCTTTTGGCATTATTCAGGAGGTGGCACTTAAGGTAGTTGGTTGGGCCATGCTGTTTGCGCCCCTGGCCGTATTTGGCCTCCTGGCAGATATTGCTATTCGCGTGGGTCTCACTGCAATTCTGGGAATGTCTGTGTATGTGGGCACCGTGATTCTGGGACTACTTATTCTTCTCAGTTTTTACTTGATAATTGTTTCCCTGGTGACCTCCGTCGGCCCGATCACATTTTTGCAGAGAATTAGCGGAGTGCAGCTGCTGGCATTCTCCACATCCAGCTCTGCTGCGGTAATGCCGCTGTCAATGAAAGTTGCAGAAAGTCCCCTGGGAGTAAAACCATCCATCGCCAAATTTATTGTGCCCCTGGGCGCTACTGTGAATATGGATGGCACAGCGCTCTATCAGGTAATCGCTGCGGTGTTCTTAACCCAGGTATATGGAATCGACCTGACAACCGCGCAGTTAGTGGGGCTGACAGTGACTACCGTTGGCGCTTCAATTGGCTCTCCCAGTACGCCGGGCGTCGGTATCGTAATCCTGGCGACAATTCTGGCCGGTATTGGTGTACCGCCGGAAGGTATTGCGCTGATTCTGGGGGTGGATCGGATTCTCGATATGTGCCGTACCGCTGTGAACGTCACTGGTGATCTGACAGCCTGTCTGGTGATGGACCGCTTGTTGGGCAGCGACAACCTGGAGGAGGAAGCCGCCCAAACGGCCTGA
- a CDS encoding YHYH protein: MDCTLSEGRKTQCWMIVVKAEPKHKMGPWCPHNVVDPITSGGMMFIKQQIVPIDGPFVKNVATFFSDPKWSLYDPKTGAIKVTDSKQACEMAARPDVASQYNNYCVECLASYMGPDFHTRYLIPVQPAKAKSKQNPDGFSGYGVAFNGVKFDIAAPIGAILGAHTLAPVDACGGHVNPHVGYHYHAALGCSQAYPSAASHAAIVGVAIDGYLIYTRENADGREPDDLDECRGHEFADLGYHYHANLAAENDILHCLKGERGCALAGNQSQCDFSHRGPPGPPRR; encoded by the coding sequence GTGGATTGCACCCTCTCTGAGGGGCGCAAGACCCAATGCTGGATGATTGTGGTAAAGGCTGAACCCAAACATAAAATGGGGCCCTGGTGCCCACACAATGTTGTCGACCCAATTACGTCTGGCGGCATGATGTTTATCAAGCAGCAGATAGTGCCGATTGATGGACCTTTCGTTAAAAATGTTGCGACCTTTTTCTCTGATCCAAAATGGAGCCTATATGATCCTAAAACTGGGGCGATAAAGGTTACCGATTCGAAGCAGGCTTGCGAGATGGCCGCGCGGCCTGATGTGGCGTCGCAATACAACAATTACTGTGTGGAGTGCCTGGCCAGCTATATGGGCCCGGATTTTCATACCCGCTACCTGATTCCTGTACAGCCTGCCAAGGCCAAGTCAAAGCAGAATCCCGATGGTTTTTCCGGTTATGGAGTCGCTTTTAATGGGGTTAAATTTGATATCGCCGCGCCTATCGGCGCAATTTTAGGTGCACACACCTTAGCGCCAGTGGATGCCTGTGGTGGTCATGTAAACCCCCATGTGGGCTATCACTACCACGCTGCCCTGGGTTGCAGCCAAGCCTACCCGTCTGCCGCAAGCCATGCAGCGATTGTCGGTGTCGCCATAGATGGCTACCTGATCTATACGCGGGAGAATGCCGATGGCCGCGAGCCCGATGACCTGGACGAATGCCGTGGCCACGAGTTTGCCGACCTGGGCTACCACTACCACGCCAACCTCGCTGCAGAAAACGATATCCTGCATTGCCTAAAAGGGGAGAGAGGTTGTGCCCTGGCCGGCAATCAAAGCCAGTGCGATTTCTCCCACCGGGGACCTCCCGGACCACCCAGGCGTTAA
- a CDS encoding LysR family transcriptional regulator, with product MSDTGLSRNHRANPLERLELRQLRLMNAILRELNLSRVADQLGVSQQTVSEQLKRLREIFDDRLFIRTSNGVIPTPLAERLAPKLDEILNNVAALLRTDEFDPAQHRGIFTISATDFEQRVVLPVLLNQLRQQAPDIKVVVLKLEIDRMAQQLQTGEVDLVFSTPGFVPDNSPSMLLYREHYVCVCCQHTDMLHSANQPLEMEELAALPQLVVSPSRGDLRGMADSWFEQFGLERNVVLSVPSFAAAAECIASTNTVAFLPSRLLPDPRLKTLPIVEQPPGFDVIAAWHTRSSQDPLHKWIRALLAQQFPSN from the coding sequence GTGAGTGATACAGGTTTGAGCAGAAATCATCGGGCGAACCCACTGGAGAGGCTGGAGTTACGTCAACTTCGCTTAATGAACGCTATCTTGCGGGAACTGAACTTATCCCGGGTGGCTGACCAGCTGGGTGTGAGCCAGCAAACAGTCAGTGAACAATTGAAACGCCTGCGGGAAATCTTTGATGACCGGCTTTTTATTCGCACCAGCAACGGTGTTATTCCCACCCCCCTGGCCGAGCGCCTGGCTCCCAAATTGGATGAGATCCTGAATAATGTCGCGGCGCTTCTGCGTACGGATGAATTTGATCCGGCACAGCATCGGGGCATCTTTACCATCAGTGCAACGGACTTTGAGCAGCGGGTGGTATTGCCTGTTCTCCTCAACCAACTGCGTCAGCAGGCTCCAGATATAAAAGTCGTGGTGCTTAAGTTGGAGATTGATCGCATGGCCCAGCAACTGCAAACCGGTGAAGTGGATCTGGTGTTTAGCACGCCGGGATTTGTGCCGGATAACAGTCCCAGCATGTTGTTGTATCGAGAGCACTACGTCTGTGTATGTTGTCAGCACACCGATATGCTGCACAGCGCCAATCAGCCTTTGGAAATGGAAGAGTTGGCGGCATTGCCACAGCTGGTGGTATCACCTTCCAGGGGAGATCTGCGGGGCATGGCGGATAGTTGGTTTGAGCAGTTTGGTTTGGAGCGCAATGTGGTGCTGTCTGTCCCCTCTTTTGCCGCCGCAGCCGAGTGCATTGCCTCTACCAATACCGTTGCCTTTTTGCCCTCGCGACTGTTGCCTGATCCCCGACTAAAAACACTGCCTATTGTCGAACAGCCCCCGGGATTTGATGTAATTGCCGCCTGGCATACCCGCAGCAGTCAGGACCCTTTGCACAAGTGGATTCGCGCCCTGTTAGCACAACAATTTCCCAGTAATTAA